In Liquorilactobacillus nagelii DSM 13675, the following proteins share a genomic window:
- a CDS encoding glycosyltransferase family 32 protein — protein MEKVMIPKIIHYCWFGSKELPIEYQQYLKGWQEKCPDYKIIRWDETNYDVQQNHYMAQAAAKGKWGFVSDYLSFDVVYRFGGIYLDTDVELVKNFDDILTYQAFMGFEENEQGYSVAPGLGFGAQKHDPTILKLRQMYDGVDFITPEGKLNTLTIPAYTTNFLLKQGLQPNNQLQTVAGVRIFPTDYFAPMDFLTGEIKLTANSHSIHHYSATWQDPVNLRHIKIIRQVNRRFGKKWGMRINWILRANWAVVRRIRAVFNQN, from the coding sequence ATGGAGAAAGTTATGATACCAAAAATAATACATTATTGCTGGTTTGGTTCTAAAGAATTACCCATTGAATATCAGCAATATTTAAAAGGTTGGCAGGAAAAATGCCCTGATTACAAAATCATTCGCTGGGATGAAACTAATTATGATGTGCAGCAGAATCATTATATGGCACAAGCTGCAGCTAAAGGAAAATGGGGATTTGTTTCTGACTATTTAAGCTTTGATGTTGTCTATCGTTTTGGTGGAATTTATTTAGATACAGATGTTGAGTTGGTAAAAAATTTTGATGATATTTTAACTTATCAAGCGTTTATGGGTTTTGAAGAAAATGAGCAGGGATATTCAGTTGCTCCAGGACTGGGATTTGGAGCACAAAAGCATGATCCGACTATTTTAAAGCTACGTCAAATGTATGATGGTGTTGATTTTATAACTCCTGAGGGGAAACTTAATACTTTAACAATCCCGGCCTATACGACTAATTTCTTGTTAAAACAAGGCTTGCAGCCTAATAACCAACTTCAAACGGTAGCTGGGGTTAGAATCTTTCCGACTGATTATTTTGCGCCAATGGATTTTTTAACTGGAGAGATTAAATTAACGGCTAATTCACACAGCATTCACCATTATAGTGCTACGTGGCAAGATCCAGTTAACTTACGACATATTAAAATTATTCGTCAGGTTAATCGGCGGTTTGGCAAAAAATGGGGGATGCGAATTAACTGGATTTTACGTGCAAATTGGGCGGTTGTTCGCCGTATACGGGCAGTTTTTAATCAAAATTAA
- a CDS encoding glycosyltransferase family 2 protein: MKKISVVIPVYNVAEFLPTCLDSLVHQTFPSQDYEVLLVDDGSTDNSAQICQQYIERYPQLLRLLTKKNGGLSDARNYGLARCQGNYVLFIDSDDYVEKQMLARMYTLTDQETKKIVECNFIWEYPNRQRLDLRSGYQSVADYLINGRVVAWNKLYRRDWLLQTKVEFPKGKLYEDQNFFFKIILFLDNINEIALDQTAEVHYRQRSGSISYNQASKITDIFWIYQDLIDYYQLHQGDRYYAEIQYRFCRNLLGNVLLRKIRPLKNRQQKQTLTTQIWQKIDAWFPDWKENPYLKRPGKVNSYLRLVKPFWTKLLVTI; the protein is encoded by the coding sequence ATGAAGAAAATTAGTGTGGTAATTCCAGTTTATAACGTAGCTGAATTTTTACCGACTTGTCTTGATAGCTTAGTTCATCAAACATTTCCGTCGCAAGATTATGAAGTTCTCTTAGTCGACGATGGGAGTACCGATAATTCAGCCCAAATTTGTCAGCAGTATATTGAGCGTTATCCGCAGTTGTTGCGATTATTGACTAAAAAAAATGGTGGTTTGTCTGATGCCAGAAATTATGGCTTAGCTCGGTGTCAAGGAAATTATGTCTTGTTTATTGATTCAGATGATTATGTCGAAAAACAAATGTTGGCACGGATGTACACCTTAACTGATCAAGAAACAAAAAAAATTGTTGAGTGCAATTTTATTTGGGAGTATCCCAATCGTCAGCGGCTTGATTTGCGTAGTGGTTATCAGTCAGTGGCGGATTATCTGATAAATGGCCGCGTAGTTGCTTGGAATAAACTTTACCGGCGTGACTGGTTATTGCAAACTAAGGTTGAATTTCCTAAGGGAAAGCTTTATGAAGACCAAAACTTCTTTTTTAAAATTATTTTATTTTTAGATAATATTAATGAAATTGCTCTCGATCAAACAGCCGAGGTTCATTATCGTCAACGCAGCGGATCAATATCTTATAATCAAGCAAGCAAAATTACCGACATCTTTTGGATTTATCAAGATCTCATCGATTACTATCAACTACATCAAGGTGACCGATATTATGCAGAAATTCAATATCGTTTTTGTCGTAACCTGTTAGGTAATGTTCTATTACGAAAAATTCGTCCCTTAAAAAATCGACAACAAAAACAAACGTTGACGACTCAAATTTGGCAGAAAATTGATGCTTGGTTTCCTGATTGGAAAGAGAATCCTTATTTAAAAAGGCCAGGAAAAGTAAATTCTTATCTGCGATTGGTTAAACCATTTTGGACTAAATTGTTGGTTACTATTTAA
- a CDS encoding deoxyribonuclease IV, with protein MLIGSHVSMKSPEMLLGAAKEAAGYQANTFMIYTGAPQNTRRRPTSEMQIAAGKNFMEEHQITQLVVHAPYIINLGNTKKPQNFAFAVDFLQAEIQRAEALGAKQLTFHPGAHVGAGAEAGIANIIRGLNEVISPRQKLQIAIETMAGKGTEVGRTFEELAQIIAGVTYNEKLSVTFDTCHTNDAGYDVKNDFDGVLNEFDHVIGLSRLQVLHLNDSKNPCGSHKDRHENLGFGTIGFAALNQIAHHPSLKEVPKIMETPYVGNDKKNQFPPYAYEIKMLQEQKFNPALKEQVVENAGKLV; from the coding sequence ATGTTGATCGGTTCACATGTTAGTATGAAAAGCCCAGAAATGCTTTTGGGTGCTGCTAAAGAGGCGGCTGGTTATCAGGCTAATACTTTTATGATTTATACTGGAGCACCACAGAACACGCGCCGTCGCCCAACAAGTGAAATGCAGATTGCTGCAGGTAAAAATTTCATGGAGGAACATCAAATTACCCAGTTGGTAGTGCATGCTCCGTATATTATTAATTTGGGCAATACCAAAAAGCCGCAAAATTTTGCTTTTGCCGTTGACTTTTTGCAAGCCGAGATTCAACGCGCCGAAGCTTTAGGAGCTAAACAGTTAACTTTTCATCCAGGTGCACATGTTGGAGCGGGAGCTGAAGCAGGAATTGCTAATATTATTCGGGGCTTAAATGAAGTGATTTCGCCTAGACAAAAATTGCAGATCGCCATTGAAACGATGGCTGGCAAAGGAACTGAGGTCGGTCGCACTTTTGAGGAATTAGCTCAAATTATTGCTGGAGTGACCTATAATGAAAAGTTATCAGTAACTTTTGATACTTGTCACACAAATGATGCGGGTTATGATGTTAAAAATGATTTTGATGGGGTCTTGAATGAATTCGATCATGTGATTGGTTTATCACGGCTGCAAGTTTTGCATTTAAATGATTCTAAGAATCCTTGTGGCAGTCATAAGGATCGCCATGAAAATCTTGGCTTTGGAACAATTGGATTTGCGGCCTTAAATCAAATTGCTCATCACCCAAGCTTAAAAGAAGTTCCCAAAATTATGGAAACTCCTTATGTGGGTAACGATAAGAAAAATCAATTTCCGCCGTATGCATATGAAATTAAAATGTTGCAGGAACAAAAATTTAATCCAGCTTTAAAAGAACAAGTTGTTGAAAACGCTGGAAAATTGGTTTAA
- a CDS encoding pyruvate, water dikinase regulatory protein, producing MSATITMNVYIISDSLGETGYSLATAAAVQFPKVKFNYRRFPLTRTKEKLQQVLDQAKNDNALIVHTFVNPNFSAYVNEFGEKHDLTILDGMSNLIHAMQEKSGDQPLGQPGRNHKLNQTYFKRIDALEFAVTYDDGKDPAGFLKADVVLLGISRTSKTPLSLYMANKNYRVANLPLVPQAQLPKEIWQVPKKKIFGLTNDPQVLNSIRRERMITYGLNPDTNYSSLDNIEAELAYAQDLYQKLGCTVINVANKSIEETATIIIEQLEDHS from the coding sequence ATGTCAGCAACAATTACAATGAATGTTTATATTATCTCTGACTCTCTTGGTGAAACCGGCTACAGCTTAGCAACTGCAGCAGCTGTCCAATTTCCCAAAGTAAAATTCAACTATCGACGCTTTCCACTGACGCGGACAAAAGAAAAACTTCAACAGGTTTTAGATCAAGCCAAAAATGATAACGCTTTGATTGTGCATACTTTTGTTAATCCAAATTTTTCCGCCTATGTTAATGAATTCGGAGAAAAACACGATTTAACAATTCTCGATGGTATGTCCAATTTAATTCATGCCATGCAAGAAAAAAGCGGTGATCAGCCGTTAGGACAACCGGGACGCAATCATAAATTAAATCAAACTTATTTCAAACGAATTGATGCGCTTGAATTCGCAGTGACTTATGATGACGGCAAGGATCCAGCTGGTTTTTTAAAAGCTGATGTCGTTTTACTTGGAATTTCGCGAACCTCCAAGACACCACTTTCATTGTACATGGCCAACAAAAATTATCGCGTTGCTAACTTGCCGCTTGTTCCGCAAGCACAATTGCCTAAAGAAATTTGGCAAGTTCCCAAGAAAAAAATTTTTGGTTTGACCAATGATCCACAAGTCCTCAATAGCATCCGCCGAGAACGAATGATTACTTATGGCTTAAATCCAGACACTAATTATTCGAGTTTAGACAATATTGAGGCCGAATTGGCATATGCCCAGGATTTATATCAAAAACTCGGTTGTACCGTGATTAATGTCGCAAACAAATCAATTGAAGAAACCGCGACAATTATTATTGAACAACTAGAAGACCATAGTTAA
- the rpsU gene encoding 30S ribosomal protein S21, giving the protein MSKTIVRKNESLDDALRRFKRSVSKTGTLQEYRKREFYEKPSVKRKKKSEAARKRKNKRRF; this is encoded by the coding sequence ATGTCAAAGACAATCGTTCGTAAAAACGAATCCCTTGATGACGCTCTTCGTCGCTTCAAACGTTCCGTTTCAAAAACAGGTACTTTACAAGAATACCGTAAACGTGAGTTTTATGAGAAACCTAGCGTGAAACGCAAGAAAAAGTCTGAAGCAGCGCGTAAAAGAAAAAACAAACGTCGTTTCTAA
- a CDS encoding GatB/YqeY domain-containing protein: MSLLDSLNSDLKTALKAHDKTTLSTVRMLKAAVMNEKIKAGHDLDHSEEIAVLSRELKQRKDSAKEFADAGRQDLVPAIEAEIKIVERYLPQQLNQDQVKEIVATTIQEIGATSKADFGKVMKAVMPKLKGQADGKTVNTIVKSLLS, encoded by the coding sequence ATGAGCCTGCTAGATTCCTTGAATAGTGATTTAAAGACTGCCTTAAAAGCTCATGATAAAACAACGCTCAGCACGGTAAGAATGTTGAAAGCGGCTGTAATGAATGAAAAAATTAAGGCTGGTCATGATTTAGATCATTCAGAAGAGATTGCGGTATTGTCACGAGAGCTGAAACAGCGAAAAGATTCAGCTAAAGAATTTGCAGATGCTGGTCGACAAGACTTAGTACCAGCAATTGAAGCAGAAATTAAGATTGTTGAACGGTATTTACCACAACAATTAAACCAAGATCAGGTAAAAGAAATTGTTGCGACAACTATCCAAGAGATAGGTGCAACTTCTAAAGCCGATTTTGGTAAAGTAATGAAAGCAGTTATGCCGAAGCTGAAAGGTCAAGCAGATGGCAAAACAGTGAATACGATAGTAAAATCTTTGTTATCATAG
- a CDS encoding PhoH family protein has protein sequence MTDEQIVEKTFQITAQQDAVSLLGVNDQHVHLLETAENVKIRPFGDTIRISGVTTAVDQVSKILRELSRLLQEGIVIDSSDVISAIKMADKGTLKYFHDLYTEVLIKDQKKRSIRVKTSGQRQYVAAIRKNDLVFGIGPAGTGKTFLAVVMAVAALKKNQVEKIILTRPAVEAGESLGFLPGDLKEKVDPYLRPVYDALYAIMGKDHTERLLERGTIEIAPLAYMRGRTLENAFVILDEAQNTTRAQMKMFLTRLGFGSKMVVNGDQTQIDLPHGHSQSGLMDAWHVLQGLPRISFVEFAAADVVRHPVVAEIINAYAKQAQEEEQ, from the coding sequence TTGACAGATGAACAGATTGTAGAAAAAACATTTCAAATTACAGCGCAGCAAGATGCGGTTTCCTTATTGGGTGTTAATGATCAACATGTTCACTTGCTGGAAACAGCTGAGAATGTAAAAATTCGTCCGTTTGGCGATACAATTAGAATCAGTGGTGTTACAACGGCGGTTGATCAGGTTAGCAAGATTTTACGTGAACTTTCCAGATTGCTTCAAGAAGGAATCGTGATTGATAGCTCAGATGTAATCTCAGCAATTAAGATGGCTGATAAGGGAACATTAAAATATTTCCATGATTTATATACAGAAGTTTTAATTAAAGATCAAAAGAAACGTTCAATTCGGGTAAAAACCAGTGGTCAGCGACAATATGTGGCAGCAATTCGGAAAAATGATCTGGTTTTTGGAATTGGACCAGCAGGAACTGGCAAAACTTTTTTGGCAGTTGTTATGGCAGTTGCAGCACTAAAAAAGAATCAGGTGGAAAAAATAATCTTGACCCGGCCAGCGGTTGAAGCTGGGGAATCATTGGGCTTTTTACCGGGAGACTTGAAAGAAAAAGTTGATCCTTATTTGCGACCGGTTTATGATGCACTATATGCAATTATGGGCAAGGATCATACTGAACGCTTATTAGAACGTGGTACGATTGAAATTGCACCATTGGCCTATATGCGTGGACGAACGCTGGAAAATGCTTTTGTAATTTTAGATGAGGCTCAAAATACTACACGCGCTCAGATGAAAATGTTTTTGACGCGGTTGGGGTTTGGTTCAAAAATGGTTGTTAATGGCGATCAAACGCAAATTGATTTGCCTCATGGACATAGTCAAAGTGGATTAATGGATGCTTGGCATGTTTTACAGGGTCTGCCGCGAATCTCTTTTGTTGAGTTTGCTGCGGCTGATGTTGTGCGGCACCCAGTCGTTGCGGAAATCATTAATGCATATGCTAAGCAAGCACAGGAAGAGGAGCAGTAG
- the ybeY gene encoding rRNA maturation RNase YbeY, whose translation MDLEIYDDTKQATAEWLDLIKKVLEFAGSYLKLPEDTEMSVTLMDNEHIHQINKKYRGVDKPTDVISFAIEESGDEDPIIIPDAADFEEPKNLGDIMVSVDKVKEQAAYLQHSEERELGFLVLHGFLHLNGYDHMKVEDEKVMFALQRKILDAYGLKR comes from the coding sequence TTGGATTTAGAAATTTATGATGATACAAAACAAGCAACAGCCGAATGGTTGGACTTAATCAAAAAAGTTTTGGAATTTGCTGGATCTTATTTGAAGTTACCCGAAGACACTGAAATGTCTGTCACCTTAATGGATAATGAACATATTCATCAGATTAATAAAAAATATCGCGGCGTTGATAAACCGACCGATGTAATTAGTTTTGCAATTGAAGAAAGTGGCGATGAAGACCCGATCATCATCCCTGATGCTGCTGATTTCGAGGAACCTAAGAATTTGGGAGATATCATGGTTTCGGTAGATAAGGTCAAAGAACAAGCGGCTTATTTACAGCATTCTGAAGAACGTGAATTGGGCTTCTTAGTTTTACATGGCTTTTTACATTTGAATGGTTATGATCATATGAAAGTTGAAGACGAAAAGGTGATGTTTGCCTTACAACGAAAGATTTTGGATGCCTATGGACTTAAAAGATAA
- a CDS encoding diacylglycerol kinase family protein: MDLKDKKQLQNCWKNHNFKESLRHALAGLACVWHEERNFRFDVFAATAVIILGVLLHLQLLEWLWLGWAIMSVLVSELWNTVLENVVDLVTQFHRHPLAKKAKDMASAAVLLNAVFAAIIGLSVLGFRLWQLLAK; this comes from the coding sequence ATGGACTTAAAAGATAAAAAGCAGTTGCAGAATTGCTGGAAAAACCATAACTTTAAAGAATCATTACGACATGCATTAGCCGGTTTGGCTTGTGTTTGGCATGAAGAACGTAACTTTCGCTTTGATGTTTTTGCAGCCACGGCTGTCATTATTTTGGGAGTTTTATTACACTTACAATTGTTGGAATGGTTGTGGCTTGGCTGGGCAATTATGAGTGTGTTGGTTAGTGAATTATGGAACACAGTACTGGAAAATGTGGTTGATTTAGTGACACAATTTCATCGCCATCCACTAGCAAAAAAAGCTAAGGATATGGCTTCAGCGGCTGTTTTACTGAATGCTGTTTTTGCAGCAATCATTGGTTTAAGTGTTTTAGGATTTAGATTATGGCAATTACTGGCGAAATAG